The genomic region TCCGAATAATAGCCACGCAGGCGCACCCGTACCGGGCTGCCGGTCGGCTCATAGGCAATGACGCCGGAGAAGGTGAGCGATTCTTCCTGGCCGAAGGTGACGCCGGTGACCGGATTGCGATGCTCGCCGCCGAAATCATACCAGCGGACCTGCGCCCCAGCGGTCAGGCCGTCGGCAAGGCCGCCTTCGATGTTTGCGGTCAGCTCATAGCGATCATCTTCGGACGCATCGAAGCTGATACGGCCGCCGAACTCATCGCTCGGCGAGCGGGTGACGATGTTGATCGCCCCCGAATAGGTGTTGCGTCCATAGAGCGCTGATTGCGGGCCTTTGACGACTTCGAGCCGTTCGATATCGTCGACATTATAGTCGGAGATCGAACCGGTGATGTAGATGCCGTCGATAAAGGTCGCGACGCCGGAATCGCCAAGGATATTGGCTTGGCCGCGAATGACCGGACGGTTGGAATCGCGCCCGAACTCGTTGTCGAAGCTCAGACCGGCCGTCGTATTGGCGATGTCGGTCAGATCCTGCAGGTTGAGCTGCTCGATCGTCTCCGCTGTCGCCACAGCAACCGAAACCGGCGCGTTCTGCAGCGCTTCATTGCGCCGCCGTGCAGTCACGATGATCGGCGCATTGCCGGAGGACGAAGCGAGTGCGTCGCCGCTTGTCTGCGCGCTGGCCGCGCCCGGCAAAGCGATTGCGGCAATGCCGGCCGTTGTGGCCAGCAAAAAACCCTTGTTACGTGAAATCATTATTCCCTCCCAAAACTCCCGGACTGATCAGTCCAAGTCTACAGTAAATTTGTCCAGACAAATTTTAATTTTGATACAGTGAAATCTCAAACTGTGGCGCAAGTGCAACGCATCTGTTGTGGTAATGTTAGGCTTGGTTGTGGTCAGCGAAACCCGCTGGACACCGGATTACGTCGATTCCGAGCAGTTCGGTATCTGGCGTGAGATAATCGGAACGGACCGGTTCGTTCCGAGCAAGATCTGTCGACAGATAGCGCGCATTATTGTCGCACAATATGGTCGCAACCGGGCAATCCGCACCGCGTTCGGCAATCACCTGCAGTGCAGCGAGCAGATTGGCCCCACTCGATATCCCGACGCCAAGGCCAAGCCGATTGGCCAATTGCTGGGCCATCAGTATTGCATCGCCATCCGCAACGGCAAGCACCGGCGCAAGCTCGTCCAGCTTCACAATATCGGGGATGAACTCGTCGGAGACACCCTGAATGCGATGATGACCGACCTTGTGACCGGTCGACAGGGTCGGCGATTCAGCCGGCTCCACAGGGTGGACGGCAATGTCATGGCCGTTGGTCGCACAATAGCGCGCGGCGCCCATCACGGTTCCACCCGTGCCCACGCCGGCAACAAAAGCGGCGGGGTTCACGCCAATACTCGCCATCTGCGCGTATAGCTCTGGCATGGTGCCATCGGCATGCGCGCGCCAGTTATCGTCATTCTCAAACTGTCGCGACAAGAAGGCGCCCTCGCGCTTTGCCATGGCTTCGGCCCGGGCGATCGCACCGAGAAAGCCGCCTTCGTCCTTCGAAACCAGTTTCAGTTCCGCGCCATGCCCGGCAAGCAGCGCGCGTCGCTCGGCGCTCATCCAGTCCGGCATGAAGATTGTGACCGGATGGCCGAGCGCTCGACCCAGGGCCGCAAGGGCAATACCGGCATTGCCGCTGGTTGCTTCGACAATCGGCTGGCCAGGCTGCAATTCGCCGCGTTCCTTCGCGCGCGACAGGATGCCATGCGCCATCCTATCCTTGATCGATCCGGTCAGATTGAGAAACTCGGCCTTGGCATAGACGGTCGCCTGATCGCCGCGAAAGCGCAAATGAATGGCGATCAATGGGGTCTGGCCAACCAGCTCTCGCAATGGCGCGCAGCACGGTTGCATCGTCGAGGATGCGTGTGGCTGACGATGCGCCAACACGGGTTCAGTAAGCACGAATATCTCTCCTACGGACTGTCAAAGCTAAACAGTCGAAACTGAGAAATCATCGCCAAAATTTCAGCTTTTTGGGCTTATATGGTGCAAAATATTCTGATAATAGCCACTAATATGAAAAATATTGATGATACCG from Parasphingopyxis sp. CP4 harbors:
- a CDS encoding PLP-dependent cysteine synthase family protein → MLTEPVLAHRQPHASSTMQPCCAPLRELVGQTPLIAIHLRFRGDQATVYAKAEFLNLTGSIKDRMAHGILSRAKERGELQPGQPIVEATSGNAGIALAALGRALGHPVTIFMPDWMSAERRALLAGHGAELKLVSKDEGGFLGAIARAEAMAKREGAFLSRQFENDDNWRAHADGTMPELYAQMASIGVNPAAFVAGVGTGGTVMGAARYCATNGHDIAVHPVEPAESPTLSTGHKVGHHRIQGVSDEFIPDIVKLDELAPVLAVADGDAILMAQQLANRLGLGVGISSGANLLAALQVIAERGADCPVATILCDNNARYLSTDLARNEPVRSDYLTPDTELLGIDVIRCPAGFADHNQA